AGAATCCATTAAGAGTTGCTGGAGTAGCAGTTGAATGGACAGCTACTCAAATGGCAGGATTACATGTTGATCCCTTGTTCATATCAGCTAAAGCAGTAGTAGATGCTACTGGTCATGATGCTGAAGTAATATCAGTAGCTGCTAGAAAAATACCTGAGTTAAATATTGTTATTCCCGGAGAGAAATCAGCATATAGTGAAATTGCTGAGGAATTAACTGTAGAAAATACTGGAATGGTTGCACCTGGTTTATATGCTACTGGAATGGCTGTAACTGAAGTAAGAGGTTTACCGAGAATGGGACCAATATTTGGTGCTATGGTTTTATCAGGGAAGAGGGTTGCTGAAATAATTATAAAAGATCTCCGTTACTCTTAAAGCCTATAATTATATTTTTTACTTCGATGAGTGAAGTACAACAAACAAAAATTAAGATTTCAGATAAAGCTGAAGGAATAGTAGAAAGAGATGTTAAAAATAATGCGATAGGTAGAAGAGAATTATATATTAAGGTTTTTCATATAGGTAGTGGGACTGTTTCAAGAAAAGATGTGATTAAGGCAATAGCTTCTGCCTTTGGTGCTCAAGAGGATCTTATAGTAATCAAGAAAATCCATACAGTTTATGGTGCTGGAATAAGTTACGTTAGAGCTAATGTATACAATGATAAGAAAACTTTACAAGAATTCGAACCTCAATATTTAATAGGTAGAGATACTGGACAAAAAGTAAAGAAAGGTGGTAAAGGTGCCCAAAAACAAGGATGAAAGCCAAAAAGCAATAGTTAGAACTTATTACGTCATAGAAGGCGATAAGATAAAGTTAAAGAATAAAAAATGTCCTAGATGTGGCAGTATAATGGCGCATCATCTCAAGCCTGTAGAGCGTTGGGCATGCGGAAAATGTGGTTATACCGAGTTTATAGGTAAAGGGAAATGATTGTTTTAGGTATTGAGTCTACTGCACATACTTTTGGTGTGGGTATAGTTTCTGATTCTCCTTTATCTATATTAGCAAATGAAAGAGATACTTTTGTTCCAAAACAAGGGGGTATGAAACCTAGTGATTTAGGTAGGCATCATGCTGAAGTAGCCCCAGTAATAATAAGTAAAGCTTTAGAAAAAGCAAAATTACGGATAGAAGATATAGATTATATAGCAGTTTCTTTAGGCCCTGGAATAGGTCCAGCTTTAAGAGTTGGAGCAACTATAGCTAGAGCTTTAGCCTTAAAATATAAGAAAAGTCTTGTTCCAGTTAATCATGGTATTGCTCATATCGAGATAGGTAGATTTACAACTAAAGCTGAAGATCCTTTGATACTTTACTTATCAGGTGGAAATACTATAATATCGACTTACATAGATGGAAGATATAGAGTTTTTGGGGAAACTTTAGATATAGCCTTAGGTAACATGTTAGATACATTTGTTAGAGAAGTGGGTCTTGCTCCTCCATACGTGGTTAATGGTGTTCATCAAATAGATATATGTGCAGATAAAGGGGGAAAATTCATTGACTTGCCATATGTAGTAAAAGGGCAAGACATGTCGTATAGTGGTTTATTGACAGCCTCTTTAAGAGCTGTAAAAAACAATAAGCTTGAAGATGTTTGTTATAGTTTAAGAGAAGTTGCATTTGATATGCTTTTAGAGGCGACTGAAAGAGCATTAGCTTTGACTGGTAAGAAAGAGATTTTAGTAGTTGGTGGCGTAGCAGCAAGTGGTAGTTTAAAAAATAAGTTATATAATCTTGCTAAGGACTGGAATGTTGAAGTAAAAATAGTGCCACCAGAATATTCTGGAGATAATGGGGCTATGATAGCATATACTGGATTACTTGAAGCCAAGCATGGTGTAACTATACCAATTGAAAAATCTATAATTAGACCTAGATGGAGAGTTGATCATGTGGATGTAGTATGGAGATAATAAGAGAAATAAAGAGAGGTGCAGAATCGATAATTTATGAAGGTTATTTTGCTGGCATTCATTCTATATTTAAAAAGAGAATTTCAAAATCGTATAGGGATAAACAACTTGATGAGAAAA
The nucleotide sequence above comes from Sulfurisphaera javensis. Encoded proteins:
- a CDS encoding 30S ribosomal protein S24e, which gives rise to MSEVQQTKIKISDKAEGIVERDVKNNAIGRRELYIKVFHIGSGTVSRKDVIKAIASAFGAQEDLIVIKKIHTVYGAGISYVRANVYNDKKTLQEFEPQYLIGRDTGQKVKKGGKGAQKQG
- a CDS encoding 30S ribosomal protein S27ae, with the translated sequence MVKVPKNKDESQKAIVRTYYVIEGDKIKLKNKKCPRCGSIMAHHLKPVERWACGKCGYTEFIGKGK
- the kae1 gene encoding KEOPS complex N(6)-L-threonylcarbamoyladenine synthase Kae1, translating into MIVLGIESTAHTFGVGIVSDSPLSILANERDTFVPKQGGMKPSDLGRHHAEVAPVIISKALEKAKLRIEDIDYIAVSLGPGIGPALRVGATIARALALKYKKSLVPVNHGIAHIEIGRFTTKAEDPLILYLSGGNTIISTYIDGRYRVFGETLDIALGNMLDTFVREVGLAPPYVVNGVHQIDICADKGGKFIDLPYVVKGQDMSYSGLLTASLRAVKNNKLEDVCYSLREVAFDMLLEATERALALTGKKEILVVGGVAASGSLKNKLYNLAKDWNVEVKIVPPEYSGDNGAMIAYTGLLEAKHGVTIPIEKSIIRPRWRVDHVDVVWR